In Candidatus Buchananbacteria bacterium, the DNA window CTTGGTTTTGGTCGCCGGGTACCGGCACGCCCCAATGTTTCGCCCGAGCCTGAGATCGGGAAATTGAAAAATCTTCAAGCCCCATTTTAATAAAACTTAAAACTTCATTCTTGCGAGACTCTGGTACGATTTGGTATTTATCTGACTCAATTAATTGCTCCAAAATTTTTTGGTAATTAGAAAGTTTGAAAAAATAATTTTCTTCTTCAACTACATCCGGTTTGGTTTGATGTTCCGGGCACTTGCCGTCAATAAGCTCTTTTTCCGTATAAAATTGTTCACAGCCAACACAGTAAAGTCCCTTGTACTTTTTTTTATAGATGTCTTCCGGCTTGCAGGCCGCCCATAATTTTTGAGCGCCGGCAAAATGCTTATCCGAGACTGTTCGAATAAAATCATCATTGGAAATATTTAAAGCCTTTGCAAGATCAATAAATTTTTGAGTGTTTTTATCAACTAGCGCCCTAACTGAAATTCCTTCTTTTTCTGCCGTCTGAACGTTTTTTAAACTGTTTTCATCGGCACCTGTTAAGAAAAAAACCTGTTCGCCAATCTGGCGATGATATCTAGCGACCACATCAGCTTGAATTAACTCAAAAGCAAAACCAATATGCGGACTGGCATTAACATACGGAATAGCTGTAGTAATATAAAATTTCTTTGGCATTTATTTATTTCCTATAACGACAACAAATTCTCCTTTAGTCTCTTCATTTGTTATATTATTTAAAACCTCTTGGGCAGTGCCGCGATAAACCGTTTCAAACTTCTTGGTTAATTCTCGCGCCACAACAATCTGGCGAGTTAACCCTGCTGCAATTAATTGCTCCAACGCCTTTATGATCCGGTGAACTGATTCGTAAAACACGACCGTATGATCAGACTCAATAATTTTTTTGATCAAAGTCTCCCGACCTTTTTTGTGAGGTAAAAAACCAAAAAAGGTAAAACGATCTGTTGGGAATCCCGACAACGCCAAGGCGGCCGTCAAAGCACTAGCACCAGGA includes these proteins:
- the rsmI gene encoding 16S rRNA (cytidine(1402)-2'-O)-methyltransferase; the encoded protein is MGILYVVSTPIGNLKDITLRALEILKTVDVIACEDTRVTKRLLDHYQIVTPTVSYHQHSKVGKVDFLISKLQSGKHVALVSDAGTPGISDPGGLLVASAVAEGITVESVPGASALTAALALSGFPTDRFTFFGFLPHKKGRETLIKKIIESDHTVVFYESVHRIIKALEQLIAAGLTRQIVVARELTKKFETVYRGTAQEVLNNITNEETKGEFVVVIGNK